A region from the Drosophila takahashii strain IR98-3 E-12201 chromosome 2L, DtakHiC1v2, whole genome shotgun sequence genome encodes:
- the LOC138914835 gene encoding uncharacterized protein: MEEEDNFDFLVKRKREYAKSFKWTTEVLAIFKPTAKKFYQKIIEEYAPFRDAGVQSLKNKMSYCKSQFIKAVEWRNQSGAGLLEEGDGTSVENYLEKICSHFERLHDIFGKRKSVVPSRVVDSFESDLEVLVGYEEIAELNNNSIDMSSTMGTDTEDEPVAKRASSEPPSRKATEGKGKTKSEMQMMQQARLEIEKEKLKWEKEKFGQMQQSQIKMDKEKLDWEKSKRNLSLNNSKWTKKSN, from the exons ATGGAAGAAGAG gataatttcgattttttggtgAAGCGCAAGCGGGAGTATGCCAAGTCGTTTAAGTGGACAACAGaagttttggccattttt AAACCGACCGCTAAAAAGTTTTACCAGAAGATAATTGAAGAATATGCACCATTTCGTGATGCTGGCGTAcaatcattaaaaaacaaaatgagtTACTGCAAGTCTCAGTTTATAAAGGCGGTCGAGTGGCGCAACCAAAGTGGAGCTGGACTCCTTGAGGAAGGGGATGGGACTTCGGTTGAAA ACTATTTGGAAAAGATATGTTCCCACTTCGAGAGGCTGCACGACATCTTTGGAAAGCGGAAAAGTGTTGTTCCTTCAAGAGTTGTAGACTCGTTCGAAAGCGACTTGGAAGTCCTAGTTGGCTATGAAGAGATTGCCGAGTTGAACAACAACTCGATTGATATGAGTAGCACTATGGGGACCGATACTGAAGATGAGCCAGTTGCCAAAAGAGCATCGTCAGAGCCTCCATCGCGGAAGGCAACAGAGGGCAAAGGCAAAACCAAGTCTGAAATGCAAATGATGCAACAGGCGCGATTAGAGATTGAGAAGGAAAAGCtgaaatgggaaaaagaaaagtttggCCAAATGCAGCaaagccaaattaaaatggaCAAGGAGAAGCTAGACTGGGAGAAGTCGAAAAGGAACTTGTCTTTAAATAACAGCAAATGGACAAAGAAATCGAATTGA
- the LOC108055955 gene encoding luciferin 4-monooxygenase-like: MRVASYMRSLGLRQSDVVGIMARNTTHIFSVAYACFFNGIAFHGINIMYDRKTIANLYNITKPRLIFCDGDDFEKIREATVNLDVKIVTMRRHPIGSIRIDDVLATPIEDNFQPARLEHGNDQNLVIICSSGTTGTPKALTISNSTKIISVNQYHLNTADVQYTSNNLDWISGILTTITSGVFSTTRIVADNAFDPVLALKIIKEYKVTWVIQAPFALAMMGNCPEFETADLTSLRCYFYGGSRIPVDVENRIRSRLSRDCLHFIYGFMEMGSVVTANFNFDQKPNSVGRLLNGIKLKIINDKGDSLGPEEVGEILINCNQHWSGYCGNPEATLKMQDRQGWYHTADLGYMDKDGFLYIVDRKNDMLKYRSILYYPSEVEAVIAEMSGVSDVCVFGVYDQIDGDKAAANVVRKWDSKIKAQDVVDYVKGRTDSQYKLLNGGVLIVDNLMRSANGKPNRKANKVHYLKVKGIVE, from the exons ATGCGCGTGGCCAGCTATATGCGATCGCTGGGACTACGCCAATCCGATGTCGTTGGAATTATGGCCAGGAACACGACCCACATTTTCTCCGTGGCATACGCTTGTTTTTTTAACGGAATCGCATTCCACGGAATCAATATAATGTACGACCGGAAGACAATCGCAAATCTGTACAACATCACCAAGCCGCGACTTATATTCTGCGATGGAGATGACTTCGAGAAAATTCGTGAGGCCACAGTTAATCTGGACGTGAAGATTGTAACCATGCGTAGGCATCCAATTGGTTCCATACGCATCGATGATGTCTTGGCCACTCCCATCGAGGATAACTTTCAGCCGGCTCGTCTGGAGCACGGTAACGATCAGAATCTGGTAATTATTTGCTCTTCGGGAACCACGGGGACTCCAAAGGCACTTACAATCTCAAATAGTACGAAGATCATTTCGGTCAACCAGTA CCATCTGAACACCGCTGATGTGCAATACACCAGCAACAACCTCGACTGGATAAGCGGAATATTGACCACCATTACTTCTGGGGTTTTCTCCACTACTCGCATAGTGGCCGATAATGCTTTCGATCCAGTCCTAGCATTAAAAATCATCAAGGAGTACAAGGTCACTTGGGTCATACAGGCTCCCTTCGCCTTGGCCATGATGGGCAACTGTCCGGAGTTTGAGACTGCCGACTTGACAAGCTTACGATGCTATTTCTACGGGGGATCTCGTATACCTGTGGATGTAGAGAATCGCATTCGAAGTCGTCTGAGTCGGGACTGTCTCCACTTTATCTATGGATTTATGGAGATGGGCAGTGTGGTTACAGCGAATTTTAACTTTGATCAAAAGCCTAACTCTGTGGGTCGCTTGCTAAATGGTATCAAATTGAAGATAATCAATGACAAGGGCGACTCCTTAGGCCCCGAGGAGGTAGGAGAGATATTGATAAATTGTAATCAGCATTGGTCTGGATATTGCGGAAACCCAGAAGCTACACTTAAAATGCAGGATCGTCAGGGATGGTATCATACTGCGGACCTCGGGTACATGGATAAGGATGGCTTTTTGTACATCGTGGATCGCAAGAACGATATGTTGAAATACCGAAGCATTTTGTACTATCCCAGCGAGGTCGAAGCTGTTATTGCCGAAATGTCAGGCGTTTCTGACGTCTGTGTTTTCGGGGTATACGATCAGATCGATGGGGATAAAGCAGCCGCAAATGTTGTGAGGAAGTGGGACAGTAAGATAAAGGCACAAGATGTAGTGGATTATGTGAAGGGACGCACCGACTCCCAGTACAAGCTGTTAAATGGAGGAGTCCTTATCGTGGATAACCTAATGCGCAGTGCCAACGGAAAACCCAATAGAAAGGCCAATAAAGTGCACTACCTGAAGGTCAAAGGAATTGTGGAATAA